The following coding sequences are from one Gossypium hirsutum isolate 1008001.06 chromosome A12, Gossypium_hirsutum_v2.1, whole genome shotgun sequence window:
- the LOC107939102 gene encoding fasciclin-like arabinogalactan protein 21, whose protein sequence is MAVISLNLIISLTLSFLSLSHSTYLPTLTSTIAGDTTLPPPPPPLLPLFPVSPSPQPPNEDFPGQGIFSHTSVLPPILSHLGFNELATAALSLFSDSATSTATGWSGPYTIFAPFDSSVLTCISCSTPSLLREHMVLGLFPSDYLRKLPFGTKMETLSPGRCITVTSTSTVQNDPTMYKIFIVGVEITHPDLFNNGLIIIHGLQGYISQLSPFSCDVERMTSLSFPSNYDRSRNNQLSPQQHAALMRFMFRDVILRLRNSGFSVLSLALKLKYAELVSLRNVTIFALDDVSIFSGSYSYINSVRLHIVPNQFLTIADLERLPVGATLTTLDREQSLVMTTAGGVLNKQMIRINYMSIKVADMMKNLNVIVHSLYLPFPHVTPMTATTDLMLGGEDPMSTVPVPVPVPPGTDEACDALDEQGKCEMRQVNHVTTHVNPHYIPQVEDHHGL, encoded by the coding sequence ATGGCGGTTATTTCTCTGAATCTCATTATTTCACTCACCCTCTCTTTCCTCTCCCTCTCCCACTCCACTTACCTCCCTACTCTCACCTCCACCATAGCCGGCGACACCACTCTTCCACCCCCACCCCCTCCATTACTGCCGCTCTTTCCAGTCTCTCCATCGCCCCAACCACCTAACGAAGATTTCCCCGGCCAAGGGATCTTCTCTCATACTTCCGTCCTACCTCCAATCCTCTCTCATCTCGGCTTCAACGAACTAGCCACCGCCGCTCTTTCTCTCTTCAGTGACTCCGCCACCTCCACCGCCACCGGTTGGTCCGGTCCTTACACTATCTTTGCTCCGTTTGATTCCTCTGTCCTTACATGCATTTCTTGCTCCACCCCTTCCCTCCTCCGAGAACACATGGTTCTCGGTCTCTTCCCTAGCGATTACCTTCGAAAACTCCCCTTTGGTACCAAAATGGAAACTCTCAGTCCTGGCCGTTGTATAACCGTTACTTCCACTTCCACCGTCCAAAATGATCCCACGATGTACAAAATCTTCATCGTCGGAGTTGAAATCACTCATCCGGATCTCTTCAACAACGGCCTAATCATAATCCACGGCCTCCAAGGCTACATCTCACAGCTATCGCCTTTCTCTTGTGACGTTGAACGGATGACCTCACTCTCTTTCCCCTCCAACTACGATCGTAGCCGCAATAACCAACTTTCTCCGCAGCAACATGCCGCTCTGATGCGATTCATGTTTCGCGACGTGATCCTAAGGCTGAGAAATAGCGGCTTCTCCGTTCTCTCGCTCGCTCTGAAACTCAAGTATGCCGAACTCGTTTCTCTCAGAAACGTCACAATCTTCGCTCTTGATGACGTTTCAATCTTCTCCGGTTCGTACTCTTACATAAACAGTGTAAGGCTACATATCGTGCCGAACCAGTTTTTGACTATTGCGGATCTGGAGAGACTTCCAGTGGGAGCCACGTTGACGACGTTGGATAGAGAGCAGAGTTTGGTGATGACGACGGCAGGAGGGGTTTTGAATAAGCAAATGATAAGGATCAACTATATGAGCATCAAGGTTGCTGATATGATGAAGAATTTGAATGTTATAGTGCATAGCCTTTACTTGCCCTTTCCTCATGTTACTCCGATGACGGCGACGACTGATTTGATGTTAGGTGGTGAAGATCCAATGTCGACGGTGCCGGTGCCAGTGCCTGTGCCACCGGGAACAGACGAGGCTTGTGATGCTCTGGACGAGCAAGGTAAATGTGAAATGAGGCAGGTAAATCATGTGACGACACATGTCAATCCACATTATATACCGCAGGTTGAAGATCACCATGGCCTTTGA